A window of the Streptomyces albireticuli genome harbors these coding sequences:
- a CDS encoding SDR family NAD(P)-dependent oxidoreductase, with amino-acid sequence MTKPLTGKVALVTGGSRGIGAATARALAERGADVAISYVASPDRAREVVADLTAMGVRASAHRADQGDEAQVTDLVEAVAAEFGRLDVLVNNAGTAFTGRVDDPGVDPRAVDRLFAVNVRGVQAAIRAAARVLGDDGRIVTVGSNLAVRPGSPGMADYAATKAALVAYSKGAARDLAPRGITVNVVQSGSVATDMNPPEGPFADAQRAGNALGRFGRPEEIAAGIAFLAGPGASFVTGAVLDIDGGYLA; translated from the coding sequence ATGACGAAGCCACTGACCGGCAAGGTCGCGCTGGTGACGGGTGGTTCGCGGGGCATCGGGGCCGCGACCGCGCGGGCGCTCGCCGAGCGGGGCGCGGACGTGGCGATCTCCTACGTCGCCTCGCCCGACCGGGCCCGCGAGGTCGTCGCGGACCTCACGGCCATGGGCGTACGGGCCTCCGCCCACCGGGCCGACCAGGGGGACGAGGCGCAGGTCACGGATCTCGTGGAGGCCGTGGCGGCCGAGTTCGGGCGGCTGGACGTCCTGGTGAACAACGCCGGGACGGCCTTCACCGGCCGCGTCGACGACCCCGGGGTCGACCCGCGGGCCGTGGACCGGCTGTTCGCCGTCAACGTCCGCGGGGTGCAGGCCGCGATCCGGGCCGCGGCCCGGGTGCTCGGCGACGACGGACGGATCGTCACCGTCGGCTCCAACCTCGCCGTCCGCCCGGGCTCCCCGGGCATGGCCGACTACGCGGCGACCAAGGCCGCGCTGGTCGCCTACAGCAAGGGCGCCGCGCGCGACCTGGCCCCGCGCGGCATCACCGTCAACGTCGTCCAGTCGGGCTCCGTGGCGACGGACATGAACCCGCCGGAGGGGCCCTTCGCGGACGCGCAGCGGGCCGGCAACGCCCTGGGAAGGTTCGGGCGGCCGGAGGAGATAGCCGCCGGCATCGCCTTCCTCGCCGGACCCGGCGCGTCGTTCGTCACCGGGGCCGTCCTCGACATCGACGGCGGCTACCTGGCGTAG